The Pseudomonas sp. SCA2728.1_7 DNA segment CACTGGTTACGGCGGCTGGATAACGAAGGCGTGACCCTCGGCGCCATCGACACCGGCAGCTTTGTCCTCGCTGAAGCGGGCCTGCTCGATGGCCATCGCCTGACCTTGCACTGGGAAGCCATCGACGCTTTCAAGGAATCTTATCCACAGCTCAGCGTCACTCAGGAGCTGTTCGAGATCGACCGTCGGCGCATCACCTCGGCGGGCGGCACCGCGTCCATCGATTTAATGCTCGATCTGATCGCCCAGGCCCACGGCCCGCAACTGGCGATTCAGGTCAGCGAGCAGTTTGTGCTGGGGCGCATTCGTCCACGCAAAGACCACCAGCGCATGGAAGTCGCCACGCGTTACGGCATCAACAACAAGAAATTGGTGCAAGTGATCGGCGAGATGGAGCAGCACAGCGAACCGCCGCTGACCACGCTGCAACTGGCGGAATCGATCAAAGTGACGCGACGGCAACTGGAGCGATTGTTTCGGCTGCACCTGAACGATACGCCGAGCAATTTCTATCTGCGCTTGCGACTGGAAAAAGCCCGGCAGCTGCTGCGCCAGACCGACATGAGCGTGCTCGAAGTCAGCATCGCCTGCGGGTTTGAATCACCGTCGTACTTTACCCGCAGCTACCGCGCGAAGTTCGCCCGCTGTCCCCGCGAAGACCGGCGTACCGCCCAAGCCTGAATGGATGCACCCAAAACCCCTGTAGGAGTGAGCCTGCTCGCGATAGCGGTAAGTCAGACAACACTGATGTCGACTGACACTTCGTCATCGCGAGCAGGCTCACTCCTACAGTTTGATCGGGTTACTTCTTCAGCAACGCCGAACACGCCGCTTTATAAGCCTCATGCTGATACTTGTTCAACGTCCCCGGCAGCTCGAAATTGTGCTTCTTCGCCTGCGCATTGATCGTCTGCGGCGACAACAACGTCACCTCACAACCATCCAGCAACTGCAAAATCCCCTCAATCTTGAACGTCGTCGGGCCACCGGCAAACTCACCCTTCTTGCTGCGCTTCTTGATCGCAATCCGGTCAACCGAATTCTCCCGCACAAACGACGCCACCTGCGCCGCAAAGAGCTTAACGTTTGCCGCTTCGTCATCGTCTTCGAGGGCGATCTTCTTGGTGGCAAGGGGAATGTGGCTCAGGGTCGAACCGTCGAGGGCGGCCACGGCGATGATCGCTTCGCTGCCTTTGATTTCGATGCCGCAGATGTTCATGTGCTTACCTAGATTGGCTATAGAAGGGCAGCTTACAGCTCAGACACTCACTCCTGCCCAATCGACTCCAAAAACTCCGACCGTTCATCACTCATCCGCGCCACGCAATCATTCTGCGCAATCGTGAACGCCTTACTGCCAGCAGTGGCCGGGAATGCTTCCACCGCGCAATCCGCGTCCCGCGTCTTCAACCACTGCTGCTGAGCCGTCTTGATCTTGGCGGTAATGTCCGCCAATTGCGTCGGGTTCTTGCCATACGCGGTCTGCATGCGTTCGGTCAGGCTGGCGTAGTTGTCCTTGAGCAGGTCTTCGGCGGTGGTGCGGCTGTAAGTCGAGCATTCCAGGGTCTGGACGTCGTTTTCGACGGCGTCGCAGGGGTTGTTGTCGGATTCCTCAGCGGCGTGTACGCCGGTCGCAAGCAAAGCCAAAGCCAGGAAGATCGATTTCATTGTTGTCGCCGCTCTAATCCAGTGGTGTTTCCAAGATGCCGCAGATTCTGGCTCAAGCTTGCGGGCTTGAACAGGTAGCTGATCGGAGCGTCTGGCGACCCTTTGTCGCGGATTGACGCTTTCGGCAATTCCCCTGTCGTTTTTGCACCCGGTCGCCCCGGCACCGAGGCATATGCTGGCCCCAAAGCGCCGGCAGACGATTCGGCGCATGAATCGCCAATAAGGGGACGCCTGATGAGCCCAGCCGAATTACACGCCGACAGCATCGTTATCGACGGTCTGATCATTGCCAAATGGAACCGCGAGCTGTTCGAAGACATGCGCAAGGGCGGTCTGACGGCAGCCAACTGCACTGTGTCGGTGTGGGAAGGCTTTCAGGCGACCGTGAACAATATTGCTGCCAGCCAGAAGCTGATCCGCGAAAACAGCGACCTGGTGATGCCAGTGCGCACCACCGCCGACATTCGTCGCGCCAAGGAACAAGGCAAGACCGGCATCCTCTTCGGCTTCCAGAATGCTCACGCCTTTGAAGACCAGATCGGCTATGTCGAAGTGTTCAAGCAGCTCGGCGTCGGCATCGTGCAGATGTGCTACAACACCCAAAACCTGGTCGGCACCGGTTGCTACGAGCGTGACGGCGGCCTGTCGGGCTTCGGTCGCGAAATCGTCGCCGAGATGAACCGCGTCGGCGTCATGTGCGACCTGTCCCACGTCGGCTCGAAGACGTCCGAAGAAGTCATCCTCGAATCGAAAAAACCGGTCTGCTATTCCCACTGCCTGCCGTCGGGTCTCAAAGAGCACCCGCGCAACAAGTCCGATGAAGAGCTGAAGTTCATTGCCGACCACGGCGGTTTTGTCGGCGTGACCATGTTTGCGCCGTTCCTCGCCAAGGGCATCGATTCGACCATCGACGACTACGCCGAAGCGATCGAATACACCATGAACATCGTCGGCGAAGACGCCATCGGCATCGGCACCGACTTCACCCAGGGTCACGGCCAGGACTTCTTCGAATACCTGACCCACGACAAGGGCTACGCCCGCCGTCTGACCAGCTTCGGCAAGATCATCAACCCGCTGGGCATCCGCACCGTCGGCGAGTTCCCGAACCTGACCGAAACCCTGCTCAAGCGCGGCCATCCCGAGCGCGTCGTGCGCAAGATCATGGGCGAAAACTGGGTCAACGTCCTGAAAGACGTCTGGGGCGAGTAACGCTGACTCAAGACCGCCGCCGATCTGCCCCCTCTCCTGTGGGAGAGGGCTGGGGTGAGGGCAGCGGTCACCACTGAATCCACTATTTTTTCTGGAGTTAAGTTTCCATGGCCAAGATCGCCCCGCAATTGCCAATCGAAGTCGACAGCGAGACCGGTGTCTGGACCTCCGACGCCCTGCCAATGCTCTACGTACCGCGTCACTTCTTCGTCAACAACCACATGGGCATCGAAGAGGTTTTGGGCGCTGACGCCTACGCCGAGATCCTCTACAAGGCCGGCTACAAATCCGCCTGGCACTGGTGCGAAAAGGAAGCTGAATGCCACGGCCTGGAAGGCGTCGCGGTGTTCGAGCACTACATGAAGCGCCTGTCGCAACGCGGCTGGGGCCTGTTCAAGATCCAGGACATTGACCTCGACAAAGGCACCGCCAGCGTCAAGCTCGAACACTCGGCGTTCGTCTACGTCTACGGCAAGGTCGGGCGCAAGGTCGATTACATGTTCACCGGTTGGTTTGCCGGGGCCATGGATCAGATTCTTGAGGCGCGCGGCAGCAAGATTCGCACGGTTGCCGAGCAAGTCTACGGTGGCTCCGA contains these protein-coding regions:
- a CDS encoding dipeptidase, encoding MSPAELHADSIVIDGLIIAKWNRELFEDMRKGGLTAANCTVSVWEGFQATVNNIAASQKLIRENSDLVMPVRTTADIRRAKEQGKTGILFGFQNAHAFEDQIGYVEVFKQLGVGIVQMCYNTQNLVGTGCYERDGGLSGFGREIVAEMNRVGVMCDLSHVGSKTSEEVILESKKPVCYSHCLPSGLKEHPRNKSDEELKFIADHGGFVGVTMFAPFLAKGIDSTIDDYAEAIEYTMNIVGEDAIGIGTDFTQGHGQDFFEYLTHDKGYARRLTSFGKIINPLGIRTVGEFPNLTETLLKRGHPERVVRKIMGENWVNVLKDVWGE
- a CDS encoding DUF5943 domain-containing protein — encoded protein: MAKIAPQLPIEVDSETGVWTSDALPMLYVPRHFFVNNHMGIEEVLGADAYAEILYKAGYKSAWHWCEKEAECHGLEGVAVFEHYMKRLSQRGWGLFKIQDIDLDKGTASVKLEHSAFVYVYGKVGRKVDYMFTGWFAGAMDQILEARGSKIRTVAEQVYGGSEEGHDDGLFTVKPL
- a CDS encoding GlxA family transcriptional regulator; this encodes MSQDFYFLLMPGFSAIGFISAIEPLRVANRFRGELYRWHVLSADGGAVLASNGMSVNADAALEPLKKGATLLVVAGFEPLKFATPTLEHWLRRLDNEGVTLGAIDTGSFVLAEAGLLDGHRLTLHWEAIDAFKESYPQLSVTQELFEIDRRRITSAGGTASIDLMLDLIAQAHGPQLAIQVSEQFVLGRIRPRKDHQRMEVATRYGINNKKLVQVIGEMEQHSEPPLTTLQLAESIKVTRRQLERLFRLHLNDTPSNFYLRLRLEKARQLLRQTDMSVLEVSIACGFESPSYFTRSYRAKFARCPREDRRTAQA
- a CDS encoding DUF3010 family protein, with product MNICGIEIKGSEAIIAVAALDGSTLSHIPLATKKIALEDDDEAANVKLFAAQVASFVRENSVDRIAIKKRSKKGEFAGGPTTFKIEGILQLLDGCEVTLLSPQTINAQAKKHNFELPGTLNKYQHEAYKAACSALLKK
- a CDS encoding lysozyme inhibitor LprI family protein, with protein sequence MKSIFLALALLATGVHAAEESDNNPCDAVENDVQTLECSTYSRTTAEDLLKDNYASLTERMQTAYGKNPTQLADITAKIKTAQQQWLKTRDADCAVEAFPATAGSKAFTIAQNDCVARMSDERSEFLESIGQE